In the genome of Candidatus Cloacimonas sp., the window TCTGATTGCCGGCATTCATATTGCCGTTCACTAAAGTCCGAATCAATTGTCCTTTCAGGTTGTAAACCTTTACGCTGGTAGGTCCGCTTTCAGGTAAACTGAAGTGGATGGTAGTTTCGGGATTGAAAGGATTAGGATAGTTCTTTGCATCCAGAACTATAGTTGGAAGAATGGGATCTTCTCCGGCTTGGCCACCCATAACAATCGGACGAATCATAATTTCACCGTTAGTTACAGGTTCCCAATTGGTGGAAATCTTTTTGTAGCTGAAGCCGTTAGAACTGGTATCCAAACCAATCTTGCAGGCATTTGTAGTTTCCAAAATACCTACATAGAAGGGGGCATCCGTAAATTGAGCTACAGTTGGCAGGGCAATATAATTCCACCCTTGAACTATGGAAGCAAGAGGATATTGATATTGAACAATTGCTTGTCCACCGGGTGTTTCACCTGTTCCACTGGCGTCAAAAACACGCACAATTATAGGTGCAGTACCAATTGAATCGACATATACTTTAATATAACTTACACTGAATTGACCAGAACGAGAGAATTTAACTGCCATTTGCTTGGCGGCTCCAACGCTGAAGCCAAGTTCGGAGGTTCCATCATCATGATGTAATTCGAAGTAATTTTCTGGTAATACGAATATAGTAATAGTATTGGAAGCGCTGGATTCGTTTGTTCCATACATTGCTGTTACATAGTAAGTGTGTGTTCCACCGGCTACATTAGCATCAGTGTAAGTTAATACATCGCCATTTACCTGGGCAAGATATTCGCTGTCACGATAAATCTTGTAGGCAGTTACTTCGCGGTCGCGAGTGGGTTCATTATAACCAACGCCCAAAGTGCCTTCGGCAAAAGTATCGTTCATAGGAAGCTCGCCAAGTACATATTCTTTACCATTGGCATCAGCAACATAAACTTGAATATTCCAATTGTAGGTAAGCGTTGCACTTTGTTGAATAAGAGTTCCCCAAACGCCATTAAAACGAATCATATTTCCGTAGCCATCAATTTGAGGTCCGGCATCACAACCGGCAGGAAAACCACCTGTTGTATTGCAACGGAAACCGGCCCAGACAGCAGTTCCCGAAGGAATAGTGTAAGGAGTGGTAAGAATAACTTCATTCCAGCCATCTTCGGTGATTGTGCTTACGGGCTGATCATAAACCATGACGCCTGAAGCACCAGTCCAAATACGGACTGAATAAGAACACATTGAAGTGGGCTCGGCTGGAACAAATTTAATCTTAGTAATATTCATTCCCACATAAGGATAGATACTGTTCGTATCACCCAGGGGATCCCATTTGGCAGCTACATCAAAATCAGCAGCGGCATCGGTTCCGATGGCATTGGCAGAGGGATCTCCACAATAATAAATCCAGCCCTCTTCTCCGCCACCACCGCCACTACCGGGAGCAGCCCAGGTAAGGGAAACTGAATTTTCGGAAACGGTTCCTTCCAGATTTTCAGGTGCAGCCACGATGATGTCGTTATAAATCTTGAAATCGTCAATGCGGATACCTGTTCCACTGGGAGTATCAGCATCGGATTTGAAAAACCAACGGAAGATAGCTGTCTGGCCATGATAATTAGTGATATAACCATCGAGAGAATAGCCCTCAATCATAGAAGTCCAAACAGTAGGTGCATCACTGTAAACATAATTGTTTCCATTCGGATCGTCATTAGGGTTACTCATATAATGCCAGCTAACTCCGTTATTTACAGAAAATTCCCAACCCCAGTAATCTACATCAGGGAAAGTATTAGGATCGGTAAAACTACCCATAACCATAAAGTCAGCGCGAATATCTCCACTTGTGGGTAATGTAATGGGTGGGCTTACTAAATAATTCATCATATTAATGTTATAGCTACCTGAAGCATTCTGATTGATCATACAATGTGTGGGTGAAGGAGCTGTTGTATCGGTTCCCAGATTCCAAATATCCCCGCCTTGGGGAACTAATGAAGTCCAAGTCATTTGACCATCATCCACTCCATTATTGCTATATCCGCCAACACTGATATCATCTACCATCATTCCAAACATTGCAGGTGCGTCACTTGTGCAGTAGGCAGGATCGGAAGCAAAGGCAAAACGAATTTTCACGCTTTGGCCAACATACGCACTAAGGTCAAAAGTGGCTGTAGTCCATTCACGGACACCACCCCAACCAGGTATGCCTGCACCTTCACCATGTTCAAAACCGAAAGAATAAGCAGAGGTCATATCATAAGTGGGGGTTCCAGTTATGGGGGTCCAGGTAGTTCCTCCATTCGTGGAAATTCTTACATTGCAAGCATCCCATCCAGTATAAGGAGCAGTTGCTCCGGTAGGGCTTTCCAAATTGTGACGAAGTTTGAAAGTTAAAGTGGCATTGGCAGCGGTCAAAGTCCGTGCCGGGGTATCCAAAACAAGATATTGATGATTGTAATAACCACCAATATTGGCTCCCTGAGCAAGTGCGGGATCTCCCATCCACCAGACATTTCCTTGAGTTCCGCCAGCATTATAAATATGCCAATTATTAGGAGACACGGCACCGTCATAGTGGGTCCAACCAGTGGCTCCAGATTCAAAATCCTCGCTATAAGCAACTACTTCATAGCGGCTGCCATTTGCAAAGATGGCTGTAATGAATGTAAGGGCTAAGATGATCAGCCAATACTTTTTCATTGATCCTCCTTATAGATCAAATAATGTTCATTTTTTATTTGTATGTCTTAACCGCAGAGGGATGGCGAACATCGTGTCATTCTCTTCCAAAACCATCAATAAGTAACCCTTAAAAATACAGGTGATTATTCATTTAGCAAGTAGAGAACAACCAGACATCGTTCATCGAGCATAAATATCTGACCGGTTTTACTGCATACACTCTATATAATATAGGGAGACAAAATTATCACTCTCGGTGACAAACTTCATTTTCCTTTTTTTATAATATATTTCAAAGCCCTAAATCTGTCAATCACTTTTTACAGGCACACCGGATTTTTTAGGTGTATTGAAGACGGTATAAGTCATAATACATTCCCTTTTTATCCAGCAGATCAAAATGGGAACCTTCTTCCACGATTTCACCTTTATGCAAAACTAAAATGCGGTCCACATTTTGAATGGTGGAAAGGCGATGGGCAATTATAATGGAAGTTCTACCCTTGATTACTTTATTTAAGGCGTCTTGAATTAACAGTTCCGTTTCAGTGTCGATATTGGAAGTTGCTTCATCCAAAATAAAAATTTTAGGATCATAAGCCAAAACTCTGGCAAAAGCAATCAGCTGTCTTTGTCCCGTAGAAAGAGTTGCGCCTCTTTCCATAACTGGTTCGTAATAACCTTGAGGCAATTGACTGATGAATTTATCGGCATTTACATATTTGGAGACCCTGATAATTTCCTCGTCGCTAAGTTCTGTATTATTTAGAGCAATATTATCTTTGATATTGCCGGAGAAGAGGAAAACATCTTGTTGAACGATTCCGACATTTTTACGCAGGTCTGCCAAAGAATAATTATGGATATCTTCACCGTCTATCAAAATTCTGCCTCTTTGGTAAGGATA includes:
- a CDS encoding T9SS type A sorting domain-containing protein, which gives rise to MKKYWLIILALTFITAIFANGSRYEVVAYSEDFESGATGWTHYDGAVSPNNWHIYNAGGTQGNVWWMGDPALAQGANIGGYYNHQYLVLDTPARTLTAANATLTFKLRHNLESPTGATAPYTGWDACNVRISTNGGTTWTPITGTPTYDMTSAYSFGFEHGEGAGIPGWGGVREWTTATFDLSAYVGQSVKIRFAFASDPAYCTSDAPAMFGMMVDDISVGGYSNNGVDDGQMTWTSLVPQGGDIWNLGTDTTAPSPTHCMINQNASGSYNINMMNYLVSPPITLPTSGDIRADFMVMGSFTDPNTFPDVDYWGWEFSVNNGVSWHYMSNPNDDPNGNNYVYSDAPTVWTSMIEGYSLDGYITNYHGQTAIFRWFFKSDADTPSGTGIRIDDFKIYNDIIVAAPENLEGTVSENSVSLTWAAPGSGGGGGEEGWIYYCGDPSANAIGTDAAADFDVAAKWDPLGDTNSIYPYVGMNITKIKFVPAEPTSMCSYSVRIWTGASGVMVYDQPVSTITEDGWNEVILTTPYTIPSGTAVWAGFRCNTTGGFPAGCDAGPQIDGYGNMIRFNGVWGTLIQQSATLTYNWNIQVYVADANGKEYVLGELPMNDTFAEGTLGVGYNEPTRDREVTAYKIYRDSEYLAQVNGDVLTYTDANVAGGTHTYYVTAMYGTNESSASNTITIFVLPENYFELHHDDGTSELGFSVGAAKQMAVKFSRSGQFSVSYIKVYVDSIGTAPIIVRVFDASGTGETPGGQAIVQYQYPLASIVQGWNYIALPTVAQFTDAPFYVGILETTNACKIGLDTSSNGFSYKKISTNWEPVTNGEIMIRPIVMGGQAGEDPILPTIVLDAKNYPNPFNPETTIHFSLPESGPTSVKVYNLKGQLIRTLVNGNMNAGNQKIVWNGMDDNNQTVASGLYFYRVTNVGKSITRKMLLSK